A region from the Sebastes umbrosus isolate fSebUmb1 chromosome 18, fSebUmb1.pri, whole genome shotgun sequence genome encodes:
- the prkg3 gene encoding cGMP-dependent protein kinase 2 isoform X2, whose product MEKQLEELRQQLEKQCMINHELQRQNKDLEQRLQEKEKLLQELHDFPSQGGNEIEPEVRKSRAAVIASEPIPETLEITRKRVKKTASETNLIVKAIQKNDFLSLLDDEQTAMMVDLLAVSIYKPGEDVIKEGTEGNSMYIVAAGELLVSQAGRALRSLNTGDVFGELAILYNCKRTATVKAKAEVRLWCIERQTYRTIMTNKSKKKREQLMGFLKTSRTLRDLNDVQLSKIIDSMEEVKYQDKDVIVREGAEADTFYIILKGEVLVSKNVNGQQKQIRRMGKGEHFGEQALIREVLRTATCTADGPVTCFSIDKEVFEETIPVEHLELFDDFKVLQEAQEAKAPEKSSPGSTLRFKDLVPVPYQEGRYQGVPVTLGVGGFGRVELVTTVNHGKYYAMKRVGKKHIVAKRQEEHMLFEKKILKAIQCDFIVRLHAAFKDTRYIYMVMEFCAGGEIWTKLKEVGRFDEPMAMFCTACVVEAYTYLHKKNIMYRDLKPENLMLDVKGYVKLVDFGFAKELVRGEKTYSFVGTPEYMAPEIIKNQGHDFAVDFWSLGVLIFELLVGSPPFSSSEPQKIYAKILDGVLKYPPYMSEASKSIISKMCRPRPGQRLGNTKNGIKDVRHHRWFSSMNWHKLRVGQLDAPTVRLIRKGPCYINFDRFPLDQTKADEEFSGWDRDF is encoded by the exons ATGGAGAAGCAACTAGAGGAGCTGAGGCAGCAGCTAGAAAAACAATGTATGATCAACCACGAGCTGCAGAGGCAAAACAAAGACCTGG AACAACGACTGCAGGAGAAAGAAAAACTTTTGCAGGAGCTACATG ATTTTCCCTCTCAGGGCGGTAATGAGATTGAACCGGAGGTCAGGAAGAGCCGTGCGGCTGTCATTGCCTCCGAACCGATCCCAGAGACCCTGGAGATTACACGCAAGAGGGTGAAGAAAACTGCCAG CGAGACAAATCTGATCGTCAAAGCCATCCAGAAGAATGACTTCCTGAGCCTCCTCGACGATGAGCAAACAGCCATGATGGTGGATCTCTTAGCGGTATCCATCTACAAACCGGGGGAGGACGTCATTAAAGAGGGCACTGAAGGAAACAGCATGTACATAGTAGCAG CTGGTGAGCTTCTCGTCTCCCAGGCAGGCCGGGCCCTCCGCAGCCTAAACACTGGTGATGTGTTTGGGGAGCTGGCCATCTTATACAACTGCAAACGGACAGCAACAGTCAAAG CGAAGGCAGAAGTTCGTCTGTGGTGCATAGAGCGACAGACCTACAGGACGATCATGACTAACAAGTCCAAGAAGAAGCGAGAGCAGCTCATGGGCTTCTTGAAGAC GTCTCGTACGCTGAGGGACCTGAATGATGTCCAGTTGTCCAAAATCATTGACTCTATGGAGGAG GTGAAGTACCAGGACAAAGATGTTATAGTTCGagaaggagcagaagcagacacATTCTACATCATCCTCAAAGGAGAG GTCCTAGTGTCTAAGAACGTGAATGGGCAGCAGAAGCAGATTCGTAGGATGGGAAAAGGGGAGCATTTCGGGGAACAGGCCCTCATACG GGAAGTCTTGAGAACTGCCACCTGCACCGCCGACGGCCCTGTGACCTGCTTCTCCATCGACAAGGA GGTATTTGAAGAGACAATTCCCGTAGAACACCTGGAGCTGTTTGACGA CTTCAAAGTGCTTCAGGAGGCGCAGGAGGCAAAAGCTCCAGAGAAGTCGAG TCCCGGCTCCACTCTGAGGTTTAAGGACCTGGTCCCCGTGCCGTACCAGGAGGGTCGCTATCAAGGAGTTCCTGTCACGCTTGGAGTCGGAGGGTTTGGCCGTGTTGAGCTG GTGACCACAGTGAATCATGGGAAATATTACGCCATGAAACGAGTCGGCAAGAAGCACATTGTTGCCAAGAGACAGGAGGAGCACATGCTATTTGAGAAGAAGATCCTTAAAGCCATCCAGTGTGACTTCATCGTCAG GCTTCATGCAGCTTTTAAAGACACGCGATACATCTACATGGTGATGGAGTTCTGTGCTGGAGGAGAGATCTGGACCAAACTCAAAGAAGT AGGGCGTTTTGACGAGCCCATGGCTATGTTCTGCACCGCCTGTGTGGTGGAGGCCTACACCTACCTCCATAAGAAGAACATCATGTACAGAGACCTGAAGCCTGAGAACCTGATGCTGGACGTAAAGGGCTACGTCAAACTG gtggATTTTGGTTTTGCCAAGGAGTTGGTGCGTGGTGAGAAAACCTACTCATTTGTGGGTACTCCTGAGTACATGGCCCCAGAGATCATCAAGAACCAGGGACATGACTTTGCAGTTGACTTTTGGTCCCTCGGCGTTCTGATCTTTGAGCTGTTGGTGGGAAg CCCTCCCTTTTCAAGTTCAGAGCCGCAGAAGATTTACGCCAAGATTTTGGACGGGGTGCTCAAGTATCCACCTTACATGAGTGAAGCATCCAAGTccattatcagcaaaatgtgcaG aCCTCGGCCGGGTCAGAGGTTAGGAAACACCAAGAATGGAATCAAAGATGTCCGGCATCACag GTGGTTCAGCAGTATGAACTGGCACAAGCTGCGCGTGGGTCAGCTTGACGCCCCCACAGTCCGGCTCATACGCAAG GGTCCCTGCTACATCAACTTTGATCGTTTCCCTCTTGATCAGACGAAGGCAGATGAGGAGTTCTCTGGTTGGGACCGTGACTTCTGA
- the prkg3 gene encoding cGMP-dependent protein kinase 1 isoform X1, whose translation MEKQLEELRQQLEKQCMINHELQRQNKDLEQRLQEKEKLLQELHGQYHDLDFPSQGGNEIEPEVRKSRAAVIASEPIPETLEITRKRVKKTASETNLIVKAIQKNDFLSLLDDEQTAMMVDLLAVSIYKPGEDVIKEGTEGNSMYIVAAGELLVSQAGRALRSLNTGDVFGELAILYNCKRTATVKAKAEVRLWCIERQTYRTIMTNKSKKKREQLMGFLKTSRTLRDLNDVQLSKIIDSMEEVKYQDKDVIVREGAEADTFYIILKGEVLVSKNVNGQQKQIRRMGKGEHFGEQALIREVLRTATCTADGPVTCFSIDKEVFEETIPVEHLELFDDFKVLQEAQEAKAPEKSSPGSTLRFKDLVPVPYQEGRYQGVPVTLGVGGFGRVELVTTVNHGKYYAMKRVGKKHIVAKRQEEHMLFEKKILKAIQCDFIVRLHAAFKDTRYIYMVMEFCAGGEIWTKLKEVGRFDEPMAMFCTACVVEAYTYLHKKNIMYRDLKPENLMLDVKGYVKLVDFGFAKELVRGEKTYSFVGTPEYMAPEIIKNQGHDFAVDFWSLGVLIFELLVGSPPFSSSEPQKIYAKILDGVLKYPPYMSEASKSIISKMCRPRPGQRLGNTKNGIKDVRHHRWFSSMNWHKLRVGQLDAPTVRLIRKGPCYINFDRFPLDQTKADEEFSGWDRDF comes from the exons ATGGAGAAGCAACTAGAGGAGCTGAGGCAGCAGCTAGAAAAACAATGTATGATCAACCACGAGCTGCAGAGGCAAAACAAAGACCTGG AACAACGACTGCAGGAGAAAGAAAAACTTTTGCAGGAGCTACATGGTCAGTATCATGATCTTG ATTTTCCCTCTCAGGGCGGTAATGAGATTGAACCGGAGGTCAGGAAGAGCCGTGCGGCTGTCATTGCCTCCGAACCGATCCCAGAGACCCTGGAGATTACACGCAAGAGGGTGAAGAAAACTGCCAG CGAGACAAATCTGATCGTCAAAGCCATCCAGAAGAATGACTTCCTGAGCCTCCTCGACGATGAGCAAACAGCCATGATGGTGGATCTCTTAGCGGTATCCATCTACAAACCGGGGGAGGACGTCATTAAAGAGGGCACTGAAGGAAACAGCATGTACATAGTAGCAG CTGGTGAGCTTCTCGTCTCCCAGGCAGGCCGGGCCCTCCGCAGCCTAAACACTGGTGATGTGTTTGGGGAGCTGGCCATCTTATACAACTGCAAACGGACAGCAACAGTCAAAG CGAAGGCAGAAGTTCGTCTGTGGTGCATAGAGCGACAGACCTACAGGACGATCATGACTAACAAGTCCAAGAAGAAGCGAGAGCAGCTCATGGGCTTCTTGAAGAC GTCTCGTACGCTGAGGGACCTGAATGATGTCCAGTTGTCCAAAATCATTGACTCTATGGAGGAG GTGAAGTACCAGGACAAAGATGTTATAGTTCGagaaggagcagaagcagacacATTCTACATCATCCTCAAAGGAGAG GTCCTAGTGTCTAAGAACGTGAATGGGCAGCAGAAGCAGATTCGTAGGATGGGAAAAGGGGAGCATTTCGGGGAACAGGCCCTCATACG GGAAGTCTTGAGAACTGCCACCTGCACCGCCGACGGCCCTGTGACCTGCTTCTCCATCGACAAGGA GGTATTTGAAGAGACAATTCCCGTAGAACACCTGGAGCTGTTTGACGA CTTCAAAGTGCTTCAGGAGGCGCAGGAGGCAAAAGCTCCAGAGAAGTCGAG TCCCGGCTCCACTCTGAGGTTTAAGGACCTGGTCCCCGTGCCGTACCAGGAGGGTCGCTATCAAGGAGTTCCTGTCACGCTTGGAGTCGGAGGGTTTGGCCGTGTTGAGCTG GTGACCACAGTGAATCATGGGAAATATTACGCCATGAAACGAGTCGGCAAGAAGCACATTGTTGCCAAGAGACAGGAGGAGCACATGCTATTTGAGAAGAAGATCCTTAAAGCCATCCAGTGTGACTTCATCGTCAG GCTTCATGCAGCTTTTAAAGACACGCGATACATCTACATGGTGATGGAGTTCTGTGCTGGAGGAGAGATCTGGACCAAACTCAAAGAAGT AGGGCGTTTTGACGAGCCCATGGCTATGTTCTGCACCGCCTGTGTGGTGGAGGCCTACACCTACCTCCATAAGAAGAACATCATGTACAGAGACCTGAAGCCTGAGAACCTGATGCTGGACGTAAAGGGCTACGTCAAACTG gtggATTTTGGTTTTGCCAAGGAGTTGGTGCGTGGTGAGAAAACCTACTCATTTGTGGGTACTCCTGAGTACATGGCCCCAGAGATCATCAAGAACCAGGGACATGACTTTGCAGTTGACTTTTGGTCCCTCGGCGTTCTGATCTTTGAGCTGTTGGTGGGAAg CCCTCCCTTTTCAAGTTCAGAGCCGCAGAAGATTTACGCCAAGATTTTGGACGGGGTGCTCAAGTATCCACCTTACATGAGTGAAGCATCCAAGTccattatcagcaaaatgtgcaG aCCTCGGCCGGGTCAGAGGTTAGGAAACACCAAGAATGGAATCAAAGATGTCCGGCATCACag GTGGTTCAGCAGTATGAACTGGCACAAGCTGCGCGTGGGTCAGCTTGACGCCCCCACAGTCCGGCTCATACGCAAG GGTCCCTGCTACATCAACTTTGATCGTTTCCCTCTTGATCAGACGAAGGCAGATGAGGAGTTCTCTGGTTGGGACCGTGACTTCTGA